The nucleotide window TTGTGTTGGTGGCATCGTTTAATATCATCAGTACTTTAACCTTATTGGTTTTAACCAAAGCTAGAGAAATTTCTATTTTAAAAACATTGGGTGCAACCCGTAAGAGTATTGCCAAGATATTCATGTTTTGCGGTTTTGTGTTGGGGACGCTTGGAACGCTATTGGGGCTTATGCTAGGAATTGTTGGCTGTTACATGTTGGAACATTATTTTCCTTTTCCACTCAATGCCAATGTTTATCAAGTGGACCACTTGCCCATAAGGATTGATGTTTTAGAATGGACCTGGGTTGGTGTTTGTGCGCTGAGTATAAGTTTTTTATCAACCTTATATCCAGCGTTTAAAGCTTCTAAGTTAGAGCCTTCAGAGGGAATACGCTATGATATCTAATTCAGACCTTTCCATTAAGGCAGAAAATATTTCTAAAGCATATATAAAAAACAATCATGAAAAGATTGAAGTGCTTAAAGACCTCAACTTTGAAATTAGCAGTGGACAGTCGGCAGCTGTTGTTGGTCATTCAGGATGTGGGAAGTCTACATTTCTACAAATTTTAGGAACCTTATTAAAACCTAATTCAGGCCAAATTTTAATTGGAGATGAAGCCGTTTTAACCAAAAAAGACCGTGAATTGTCGGCTTTTAGAAATAAAAACATTGGTTTTGTTTTTCAATTTCATCATTTATTGCCAGACTTTACCGCCTCGGAAAATGTGGCCATTCCTTTATTAATGCAAAAAATGAGTATGCAAAAAGCTTTAAAAAAAGCTGAGGATGCCTTAAAAGAAGTAGACTTATTTGACCGCAAAGATCATAAACCTTCAGCGATGTCAGGTGGAGAGCAGCAAAGAACAGCACTTGCCAGAGCGTTGGTCACTCAACCCAAAATTGTTCTAGCGGATGAGCCTACCGGTAATTTAGATGAAGAAACTGGTGCTGGTGTTGGGCAGCTATTGTTTGAGCATGTAAAACAGTATAATTGTGCATTAGTTGTTGTAACACATAATAGAAACTTGGCTAAGTCTGCAGATCGTGTATTAAGGTTGAGCAATGGCTGCTTGGTCCAAGAAGATTTGAGTTAGTGATATTGTTTTGAGATTATGCAAAGGTATTTAGTGAAAAATTTTTGTAAGCTTTTTCCTGTTTTATTGGGTCTAAGTTTTTTTGTAATTAACCTTGGCCAGGCCTATAGCCAAACCATTCGTAGTGTTGAGGTTGTTGGTAATAAACGCGTAGAAAAAGATGCGGTTTTGGCTGTAGTGACCTCTAGTGCTGGGGAGACTTTAGATCGACAGAAAATAAAAAGTGATATTGAAAACATTAATGCTTTAGGCTTTTTCTCAGAAATAGAAGCGTCAATCAATGATCAAGGGGACTTGCTTTACACTCTTAAGGAAAAACCTTTTATTGAAAAAATAAAATTTGTGGGTAATGCCAATGAAAAAGAAGAAGACTTAAAAGAAAAGCTAGAAATCAAAGCCTACAGTTTTTTAAAAGAGGAAGATTTACAAAAATCTCTGAATAATATTCAAGATCACTATACCAGCAAAGGCTACCATCTAGCTGATATAGACTATACATTAGAAAAACTAGATAATGAAAAACAGGGCAGCGTTCTGGTTATCAAAATAGATGAGAGCAAAAAGGTCAAAGTCACGCGCATCAGTTTTATTGGGAACACTGTATTCAGTGAAAAAGAGCTACGCAGTTTTTTATTTACCAAAGAAAAAAACTTTTTAAGTTTTATTTCTTCAGCTGGAAGTTACCAAAAAGATATGTT belongs to bacterium and includes:
- a CDS encoding ABC transporter ATP-binding protein; the encoded protein is MISNSDLSIKAENISKAYIKNNHEKIEVLKDLNFEISSGQSAAVVGHSGCGKSTFLQILGTLLKPNSGQILIGDEAVLTKKDRELSAFRNKNIGFVFQFHHLLPDFTASENVAIPLLMQKMSMQKALKKAEDALKEVDLFDRKDHKPSAMSGGEQQRTALARALVTQPKIVLADEPTGNLDEETGAGVGQLLFEHVKQYNCALVVVTHNRNLAKSADRVLRLSNGCLVQEDLS